Sequence from the Aquimarina sp. Aq107 genome:
TCATTTACTTATGGTAAAGTAGATGTTCGTGCTAAATTACCAACAGGAGGAGGTACTTGGCCGGCTATATGGATGTTAGGTTCAAATATTACAGAAGTTGGATGGCCTAATTGTGGAGAAATTGATATAATGGAACATGTTGGTAATAATCAAGATGTAGTATCTAGTGCACTTCATTTTCCTGGAAACAATGGAGGTAATGCAATTTTTGAAGAAATTAATATTGCAGGAGCTTCAGCAGATTTTCATGTATATAGTGTAGAATGGTCATCAACAGAAATAGTGTTTTCTATTGATGGTAATCCATATCATACGTTTCCTTATGCTAATAATTTACCATTTTATAATAATGACTTCTTTATGATACTTAATGTAGCAATGGGAGGAACTTTTGGAGGAGCCATAGATCCTGCATTTACAGAGTCTACTATGGAAATTGATTATGTAAGAGTTTATCAATAGATATACACTTAGTTTTAAATTGTTTTAAGAAGGAAGGTTATTTACCACAGATAGCCTTCCTCATTAACATTAATAATGCGTAAATAAAATTTTAGATCGTTTATGATGAAAAAGAGTGATTTCATATTTGTTAGTATCCTTTGTAGTTTGTTTTTAATGAGTTGCAATTCGTCCTCGGACAAACCTGAAGGATTTAATACTAATACAACAATCGTTTCTAACGGTTTAGATAGTAAGATAGAAGCAAAAGTAGATTCACTTCTTGCTATTATGACCTTAGAAGAAAAGATTGGTCAAATGAATCAATATAACGGTTTTTGGGATTTAACGGGACCGCAACCAAAGGAAGGAGTAGCTGCTAAAAAATATGAACACTTACGAAAAGGTTGGGTAGGCTCTATGTTAAATGTTAGAGGAGTTGAAGATGTAAGAAAAGTACAAAAAATTGCCGTAGAAGAATCAAGATTAGGAATTCCTCTTATTATAGGATTTGATGTTATACACGGATATAAAACAATGAGTCCGATTCCCTTAGCAGAATCAGCAAGTTGGGATATGGAAGCAATTAGGAAATCTGCTGAGGTAGCAGCTCTGGAAGCTTCTGCAGCTGGAATTAATTGGACGTTTGCACCAATGTTGGATATATCTAGAGATGCCAGATGGGGAAGAGTTATGGAAGGTGGAGGAGAAGATCCTTTTTTAGGTTCTAAAATAGGAGTAGCTAGAATAAAAGGCTTTCAAGGTGAAGATTTATCAGAGAATTATACAATTGCAGCTTGTGCAAAGCATTTTGCGGGATATGGTTTTTCTGAATCTGGAAGAGATTATAATACCGTAGATGTAGGTACTTCTACCTTAAATAATATGATTTTCCCTCCATTTGTAGCAGCAAATAAAGCGGGAGTAAAAACTTTTATGAATTCCTTTAACGTGCTTAATGGTATACCTGCAACAGGGAATAAAATGTTACAGAGAGATATTCTTAAAGAGGATTGGAATTTTAATGGTTTTATAGTTTCAGATTGGGGTTCGATTACAGAAATGATTGCTCACGGATATGCAAAAGACGGTAAAAGCGCCGCAGAAATAGCAGCTAATGCTGGATCAGATATGGATATGGAATCTTATTTATATGTAGAACATTTAGCTGATTTGGTAAAAGAAGGAAAAGTAAAAGAACATTTGATAGAAGATTCAGCAAGAAGAATTCTTAGAGTAAAATATGAACTAGGTTTATTTGATGATCCATATAAATATTGTGATGTAAATCGAGAGAAAACAATTTTAGGGAGTAAAGAAAATCATGAGGCAGTGCTTGATGTTGCTAAAAAATCTATTGTATTACTTAAAAATGAGAATAAATTACTTCCCCTAAAAAAGGAAGGACAGAAAATAGCTTTAATAGGAGCTTTAGCAGAAGATAAAAATAGCCCATTAGGAAGTTGGAGAATTGCCGCTGATGATAACACAGCTGTTTCTGTATTAGAAGGAATGAGGCAGTATAAAGGCAATACATTAGTTTATGCCAAAGGAGCTGATGTTTCTTTAGGGGATACAGCATTTGTGACAGAAACTAAAATTAATACTACAGACAAGAGTGAATTTGGAAAAGCAATTAAAGTTGCCTCACAGTCTGATGTAGTGGTAATGGTTTTAGGTGAAGTTGGTTTTCAAAGTGGAGAAGGTAGAAGTAGAACAGAACTTGATCTACCTGGTGTACAACAAGATCTTTTAGAAGAAATTTATAAAGTCAACAAGAATATCGTTTTAGTTTTAAACAATGGGAGACCATTGGCTATTACTTGGGCGGACGAACATA
This genomic interval carries:
- the bglX gene encoding beta-glucosidase BglX, producing the protein MKKSDFIFVSILCSLFLMSCNSSSDKPEGFNTNTTIVSNGLDSKIEAKVDSLLAIMTLEEKIGQMNQYNGFWDLTGPQPKEGVAAKKYEHLRKGWVGSMLNVRGVEDVRKVQKIAVEESRLGIPLIIGFDVIHGYKTMSPIPLAESASWDMEAIRKSAEVAALEASAAGINWTFAPMLDISRDARWGRVMEGGGEDPFLGSKIGVARIKGFQGEDLSENYTIAACAKHFAGYGFSESGRDYNTVDVGTSTLNNMIFPPFVAANKAGVKTFMNSFNVLNGIPATGNKMLQRDILKEDWNFNGFIVSDWGSITEMIAHGYAKDGKSAAEIAANAGSDMDMESYLYVEHLADLVKEGKVKEHLIEDSARRILRVKYELGLFDDPYKYCDVNREKTILGSKENHEAVLDVAKKSIVLLKNENKLLPLKKEGQKIALIGALAEDKNSPLGSWRIAADDNTAVSVLEGMRQYKGNTLVYAKGADVSLGDTAFVTETKINTTDKSEFGKAIKVASQSDVVVMVLGEVGFQSGEGRSRTELDLPGVQQDLLEEIYKVNKNIVLVLNNGRPLAITWADEHIPAIVEAWHLGSQSGNAIAQVLYGDYNPSGKLPMSFPRNVGQVPIYYNHKSTGRPVEPAPNIVFWSHYSDQKNTPLYAFGHGLSYTSFEYSNFKIDPEDNSVNTPRIKVSVDVTNSGDYEGKEVVQLYIKDLFASVTRPIKELKGFEMTSLKPSETKTIVFELNADALGFYDNDNNWVVEKGAFEVYIGGSSDKTIKSTFELK